One part of the Gadus macrocephalus chromosome 8, ASM3116895v1 genome encodes these proteins:
- the LOC132463607 gene encoding uncharacterized protein LOC132463607, whose protein sequence is MNSCAKLVFYNKKNNCPLLPHVQINAEFLRVAAVPLLTRCMAQLDKYSTQLLKIIRKKGGATKAKTATILEFLDQEADADVRRECVLESLIIYLGECVEDLIKEYTTSQIDQAKQELDSTTMAVFVFRENSSLLQQPKEIGIIIDGVEVLTELPSVAAGVVMLFGLCYALNLEYLKGFRFTFEALQKILMELGSNKMSPKIRKLNGELHTSQ, encoded by the exons ATGAATTCTTGTGCCAAGTTGGTcttctataataaaaaaaacaattgtcCACTGCTTCCTCATGTACAGATCAATGCCGAGTTTCTGCGGGTTGCTGCAGTTCCCTTGCTGACGAGATGTATGGCCCAGCTGGACAAGTACTCCACGCAGCTACTGAAGATCATCAGAAAGAAAGGAGGAGCAACCAAAGCAAAAACTGCCACGATCCTGGAGTTTCTTGATCAG GAGGCAGATGCTGATGTCAGAAGGGAGTGTGTCCTCGAATCTCTTATCATCTACCTGGGAGAATGTGTTGAGGACCTGATAAAAGAATACACG ACGTCCCAGATAGATCAAGCCAAGCAAGAGCTAGACAGTACCACCATGGCGGTCTTCGTCTTCAGAGAGAACTCAAGCCTTCTACAACAGCCCAAAGAGATCGGGATCATCATTGATGGTGTAGAAGTCCTCACTGAGTTGCCTTCCGTGGCAGCTGGAGTGGTAATGCTCTTTGGACTCTGTTATGCTCTTAACTTGGAATATCTCAAGGGGTTCAGGTTCACCTTTGAAGCTCTTCAGAAGATCCTGATGGAGCTTGGTTCCAACAAGATGAGCCCCAAGATTCGCAAATTGAATGGTGAACTCCACACTTCACAGTAG
- the LOC132462523 gene encoding uncharacterized protein LOC132462523, protein MANPIRLLILLSDDSSVRMDLPLVPETVEELIEQVQEACQLIGCIRLQYKDVDFGGTFVNLSTTSSIKDLATIKVIPLVPDSDIILEFIDSVSSNLSELDSSSFSAHTDSGDTVILSSSPSGRLQTEPWPKQFNIPTFSFETEGQLEKGNAEYTRNQTRLTPSSKMLSDILERLAEKIFSYKAYPTDADLGDVAVALTIKHPCLRQSDSFNESYGWKIRLKSKMCNYRTQLKSHGLASELMVNTLKHKSREDLYPLPAKNNKKARRGEANFYPQTSIATPESLEQERTLLLTEVKKRNNEKTIREKMAWTFDFRRQEVVDQKPSIENLMERWPALFQMQEVYHS, encoded by the coding sequence ATGGCAAATCCCATACGACTGCTCATCTTGTTGAGTGACGACAGCTCAGTGAGGATGGATCTACCACTGGTGCCAGAGACCGTTGAAGAGCTCATTGAACAGGTCCAAGAAGCATGCCAACTTATTGGATGCATCAGGCTGCAATACAAGGATGTGGACTTTGGTGGAACATTTGTTAACCTGAGCACAACCTCCTCGATCAAGGATCTTGCCACCATCAAGGTCATACCGCTTGTTCCTGATAGTGATATCATTCTGGAATTTATAGACAGTGTCTCATCTAATTTGAGTGAGCTAGACTCAAGCTCCTTCTCAGCACACACTGATTCAGGTGACACAGTCATACTCAGCAGCAGCCCCTCCGGGAGACTCCAAACAGAGCCCTGGCCAAAGCAGTTCAACATCCCGACCTTCTCCTTTGAAACAGAAGGTCAACTCGAGAAAGGGAATGCTGAATACACCAGGAACCAAACTAGACTGACGCCTTCGTCAAAAATGCTGTCCGACATACTGGAAAGATTGGCAGAGAAGATTTTCTCCTACAAGGCATACCCCACTGATGCAGACTTGGGTGATGTTGCAGTGGCTCTGACAATCAAGCATCCCTGCCTGAGGCAATCAGACTCCTTCAATGAGAGCTACGGATGGAAAATTAGACTGAAGAGTAAGATGTGCAACTATCGCACTCAGCTGAAGTCGCATGGACTTGCATCTGAGCTCATGGTGAATACTCTCAAACATAAGTCACGAGAAGATCTCTATCCCCTCCCAGCAAAGAACAACAAAAAGGCAAGAAGAGGTGAGGCCAATTTCTATCCTCAGACCAGCATTGCGACTCCAGAAAGCCTGGAGCAAGAGAGAACATTGCTTCTGACTGAAGTAAAGAAGAGAAACAATGAGAAAACCATACGGGAGAAGATGGCCTGGACCTTCGACTTTAGGAGGCAAGAGGTTGTGGATCAGAAGCCTTCCATCGAGAACCTCATGGAAAGATGGCCAGCTCTATTTCAGATGCAAGAGGTATACCATTCTTAA
- the LOC132462524 gene encoding prespore vesicle protein-like — MHKAPADLPWHEDTTSISRPQHAEPNASHAPATSISRPQHAKPNASHAPATSISRPQHAEPNASHAPATSISRPQHAEPNASHAPATSISRPQHAEPNASHAPATSISRPQHAEPNASHAPATSISRPQHAEPNASHAPATSISRPQHAEPNASHAPATSISRPQHAEPNASHAPATSIQNKTCAEDHLLLLQLSSEQEEHQTAHKKSRAV, encoded by the exons ATGCATAAAGCACCTGCAGACCTGCCCTGGCATGAGGacaccacctccatctcaaGGCCTCAGCACGCCGAACCCAATGCCAGCCACGCACCCGCCACCTCCATCTCAAGGCCTCAGCACGCCAAGCCCAATGCCAGCCACGCACCCGCCACCTCCATCTCAAGGCCTCAGCACGCCGAGCCCAATGCCAGCCACGCACCCGCCACCTCCATCTCAAGGCCTCAGCACGCCGAGCCCAATGCCAGCCACGCACCCGCCACCTCCATCTCAAGGCCTCAGCACGCCGAGCCCAATGCCAGCCACGCACCCGCCACCTCCATCTCAAGGCCTCAGCACGCCGAGCCCAATGCCAGCCACGCACCCGCCACCTCCATCTCAAGGCCTCAGCACGCCGAGCCCAATGCCAGCCACGCACCCGCCACCTCCATCTCAAGGCCTCAGCACGCCGAGCCCAATGCCAGCCACGCACCCGCCACCTCCATCTCAAGGCCTCAGCACGCCGAGCCCAATGCCAGCCACGCACCCGCCACCTCCATCCAAAATAAAACGTGTGCCGAGGACCACTTGTTGCTTTTGCAACTTAGTTCTGAACAAGAAGAACATCAAACTGCACATAAGAAgagtagg GCTGTGTAG